A window from Lepus europaeus isolate LE1 chromosome 20, mLepTim1.pri, whole genome shotgun sequence encodes these proteins:
- the LOC133749129 gene encoding large ribosomal subunit protein eL20: MKASGTLREYKVVGRCLPTPKSPAPPLYRMRIFAPNHVVAKSRFWYFVSQLKKMKKSSGEIVYCGQVFEKSPLRVKNFGIWLRYDSRSGTHNMYREYRDLTTAGAVTQCYRDMGARHRARAHSIQVMKVEEMAAARCRRPAVKQFHDSRIRFPLPHRVLRRQHKPRFSAKRPNTFF, encoded by the exons ATGAAGGCTTCGGGCACA CTGCGGGAGTACAAGGTGGTGGGCCGCTGCCTGCCCACGCCCAAGAGCCCCGCGCCGCCGCTCTACCGCATGCGCATCTTCGCGCCCAACCACGTGGTGGCCAAGTCCCGCTTCTGGTACTTCGTGTCGCAgctgaagaagatgaagaagtcGTCGGGCGAGATCGTGTACTGCGGGCAG GTGTTCGAGAAGTCGCCGCTGCGCGTGAAGAACTTCGGCATCTGGCTGCGCTACGACTCCCGCAGCGGCACGCACAACATGTACCGCGAGTACCGCGACCtcaccacggccggcgccgtcACGCAGTGCT aCCGCGACATGGGCGCCCGGCACCGCGCGCGCGCGCACTCGATCCAGGTGATGAAGGTGGAGGAGATGGCGGCGGCGCGCTGCAGGCGCCCGGCCGTGAAGCAGTTCCATGACTCCCGCATCCGCTTCCCGCTCCCGCACCGCgtgctgcggcgccagcacaagcCGCGCTTCTCCGCCAAGAGGCCCAACACCTTCTTCTAG
- the LOC133750062 gene encoding sodium/iodide cotransporter-like, with product MSPAQVSRGAGDAPPGVVSGSMGRTQPQEGGGDAPPPPPPLPRPAPAGCPSPGPKGCRRGRPQVRGRWSRALTPPRNKWAARSLAPRRRRHRQRTVDSAPEAGGRADGEHPGRPWRSRVGGLLAALMAGARAIFGAWDYAVFALMLLASTGIGLGVGLARGRQRSAEDFFTGGRRLAALPVGLSLAASFMSAVQVLGVPAEASRYGLKFLWMCLGQLLNSGLTAALFLPVFYRLGLTSTYQYLELRFNRVVRLCGTLQYLVATVLYTGIVIYAPALILNQVTGLDIWASLLSTGIICTFYTTVGGMRAVVWTDVFQVLVMLTGFWVILGRGVALVGGPRHALELAWNHSRINLLDFDPDPRRRYTFWTFVVGGTLLWLSMYGVNQAQVQRYVACGTERQAKLAVLINQVGLLLIVSSAACCGIVMFVFYSGCDPLLTGRISAPDQYMPLLVLDIFEGLPGVPGLFLACAYSGTLSTASTSINAMAAVTVEDLIKPRRPRLAPRKLMMISKGLSLVYGSACLTVAALSSLLGGGVLQGSFTVMGVISGPLLGAFILGMFVQTCNTPGVLSGLAAGLVLSLWVAVGATLYPPSAQMMGVLPSSAADCGAPSANASGFPYPLLAANASGGDPSFGMAPSAPALADSFYAISYLYYGALGTLATILCGALVSYVTGPSKRSSLGPGLLWWDLARQTASVAPKEETGALDDSLVKGPQEFPSAAGKPPAFLPRPEDRLLPLGPEAEGAGPGTHAWARRDELRESNL from the exons ATGTCGCCTGCCCAGGTCTCCAGGGGCGCGGGAGACGCCCCTCCCGGGGTGGTCTCGGGCTCCATGGGGCGGACCCA GCcccaggaagggggtggggacgctcccccgcccccgccgccactCCCTCGGCCTGCCCCGGCCGGCTGCCCCAGTCCAGGGCCGAAAGGGTGCCGGCGGGGCCGCCCGCAGGTCCGGGGGAGGTGGAGCCGCGCGCTGACCCCGCCGCGCAATAAATGGGCAGCCCGCAGCCTCGCGCCGCGGCGACGGCGACACCGACAGCGAACCGTGGACTCGGCGCCcgaggcgggcgggcgggcggacgGCGAGCACCCAGGGCGTCCCTGGCGCTCTCGGGTCGGGGGGCTCCTCGCAGCCCTCATGGCCGGGGCCCGGGCCATCTTCGGCGCCTGGGACTACGCCGTGTTCGCGCTCATGCTGCTGGCGTCCACGGGCATCGGGCTCGGGGTGGGGCTGGCCCGCGGCCGGCAGCGCAGCGCCGAGGACTTCTTCACGGGGGGCCGGCGCCTGGCCGCGCTGCCCGTGGGGCTGTCGCTGGCCGCCAGCTTCATGTCGGCCGTGCAGGTGCTGGGCGTGCCGGCCGAGGCGTCCCGCTACGGCCTCAAGTTCCTGTGGATGTGCCTGGGCCAGCTGCTCAACTCGGGGCTCACCGCCGCGCTCTTCCTGCCCGTCTTCTACCGCCTGGGGCTCACCAGCACCTACCAG TACCTGGAGCTGCGTTTCAATCGCGTGGTGCGCCTCTGCGGGACCCTGCAGTACCTGGTGGCCACG GTGCTGTACACTGGCATCGTCATCTACGCACCTGCGCTCATCCTGAACCAAg TGACCGGGCTGGACATCTGGGCGTCGCTGCTGTCCACCGGCATCATCTGTACTTTCTACACCACCGTA GGCGGCATGAGGGCTGTGGTCTGGACCGACGTCTTCCAGGTTCTTGTGATGCTCACGGGCTTCTGGGTCATCTTGGGCCGCGGCGTCGCGCTCGTTGGGGGGCCCCGGCACGCGCTGGAGCTCGCGTGGAACCACTCCCGCATCAACCTGCTGGA cttcgACCCGGACCCCCGGAGACGCTACACCTTCTGGACGTTCGTGGTGGGAGGCACGCTCCTGTGGCTCTCCATGTACGGGGTCAACCAGGCGCAGGTGCAGCGCTATGTGGCCTGCGGGACGGAGCGGCAGGCCAAGCT gGCCGTGCTCATCAACCAGGTGGGCCTGCTGTTGATCGTGTCCAGCGCCGCCTGCTGCGGCATCGTCATGTTCGTGTTCTACAGCGGCTGTGACCCGCTCCTCACCGGCCGCATCTCCGCCCCGGACCAG TACATGCCTCTGCTGGTGCTGGACATCTTCGAGGGTCTGCCCGGGGTCCCTGGGCTCTTCCTGGCCTGCGCCTACAGCGGCACGCTCAG tACGGCGTCCACCAGCATCAACGCCATGGCGGCCGTGACCGTGGAAGACCTTATCAAGCCGCGGCGGCCGCGCCTGGCGCCCCGCAAGCTTATGATGATCTCCAAGGGGCTGT ccctcGTCTACGGCTCGGCCTGTCTCACGGTGGCCGCTCTGTCCTCGCTGCTGGGGGGCGGCGTCCTGCAG GGCTCCTTCACGGTCATGGGCGTCATCAGCGGCCCCCTCCTCGGAGCCTTCATCCTGGGCATGTTTGTGCAGACCTGCAACACGCCG GGCGTCCTCTCTGGGCTGGCTGCGGGCCTGGtgctctccctgtgggtggccgTGGGCGCCACGCTGTACCCGCCCAGCGCGCAGATGATGGGGGTCCTGCCCTCCTCGGCTGCCGACTGCGGGGCCCCCTCGGCCAACGCCTCCGGCTTTCCGTACCCGCTCCTGGCTGCCAACGCCTCCGGCGGGGACCCCAG tttTGGCATGGCCCCCAGCGCACCCGCCCTGGCAGACAGCTTCTACGCCATCTCCTACTTGTACTACGGCGCCCTAGGCACGCTGGCCACCATCCTGTGCGGAGCGCTGGTCAGCTACGTCACCG gccccagcaagcgcagcagcctgggccctggcctgctCTGGTGGGACCTGGCCCGGCAGACGGCGTCCGTGGCTCCCAAAGAGGAAACGGGCGCCCTGGACGACAGCTTGGTCAAG ggtccccaggaaTTCCCCTCCGCAGCCGGGAAGCCCCCGGCCTTCCTGCCCCGGCCTGAGGACCGGCTGCTGCCCCTGGGGCCCGAGGCGGAGGGCGCCGGCCCGGGGACCCACGCCTGGGCGCGCCGGGATGAGCTGCGGGAGTCGAACCTCTGA